One Acidimicrobiales bacterium genomic window carries:
- a CDS encoding DNA-directed RNA polymerase subunit beta' encodes MLDVNDFEQLRIGLATADSIRTWSNGEVKKPETINYRTLRPEKDGLFCEKIFGPTKDWECYCGKYKRVRFRGIICERCGVEVTRSKVRRERMGHIELAAPVVHIWYLRGTRSWLAYLLMGIDPREELKAKQLEKVIYFAANLVTWVDEEKRHNDIANIEAELAEELTEISKSRDLEIDRRFKALEDEVAELEKAGAKDSEIRSKQKAAEKEVAALRERGQAELELVQRAFDEFKNLHGRKIIEDELLWRELKDRFGDYFEGGMGAEAIARLIARIDFDEEEIKLREAIDAADGRRPLSVQRKQKAIKRLKIVTAFNRRDENGKRSNDPRAMILDAVPVIPPELRPMVQLDGGRFATSDLNDLYRRVINRNNRLKRLLDLGAPEIIVNNEKRMLQEAVDALFDNGRRGRPVTGPGNRPLKSLSDMLKGKQGRFRQNLLGKRVDYSGRSVIVVGPTLKLHQCGLPKQMALELFKPFVMKRLVDTELAQNIKSAKRMVERRRAQVWDVLEEVINEHPVLLNRAPTLHRLGIQAFEPVLVEGKAIQIHPLVCAAFNADFDGDQMAVHLPLSAEAQAEARILMLSANNILSPATGRPITVPSHDMVFGSYYLTLDDEGVKGEGRVFRHLHEVEQAYEAGDLDLHAKIRLRTLAAPSNGEGPEYAEEVTTPGRLLFRTALPDTFDKVNELVSKRGRSIASIVEEIADTYPKVDVAACLDRIKDLGFRYATQSGLTISIDDVKTPPEKAAILDRHEKEAEKAENQFKRGIITDDERRQKEIEIWTSANTEVGKAMDKTLATIKFNPLDMMVNSGARGNSQQVRQIAGMKGLVSNPRGEMIPRPIKSSFREGLSVLEYFISTHGARKGLADTALRTADSGYLTRRLVDVAQELIIREDDCGTTRGIWLEAIGPDQPNRRAYLETRLFGRVLAEAAGSLPAGTDVGDEELVILRDDPGVTRVRVRTVLTCEALQGICATCYGRSLATLKGIEMGEAVGVIAAQSIGEPGTQLTMRTFHTGGIAGEDITHGLPRVVELFEARTPKGAAVLARTSGVVRIADEETGRRITIVGDDGSEDSYNVSQRAHLEVQEGSEVVAGDALVEGPKDPKELLEIKGIRETQQYLVEEVQKVYRDQGVSIHDKHIELIVRQMLRRVSVAEPGDAPFLPGERVDSRTYADVNRELVQAGQRPAEGRPELMGITKASLATESWLSAASFQETTRVLTEAAIEGKSDLLYGLKENIIIGKLIPAGTGMSRYREFDLEAPDYEPMLGWSSDADTEDLAAWLANIGTTTAAPTGGDGGNGPPPAPPPVAGGDGVAYDAGEAG; translated from the coding sequence CTGCGGCAAGTACAAGCGGGTGCGCTTCCGGGGGATCATCTGCGAGCGCTGCGGCGTGGAGGTCACCCGCTCCAAGGTCCGGCGCGAGCGCATGGGCCACATCGAGCTGGCGGCGCCGGTCGTGCACATCTGGTACCTCCGCGGCACCCGGTCGTGGCTGGCCTACCTCCTCATGGGCATCGACCCCCGTGAGGAGCTCAAGGCCAAGCAGCTGGAGAAGGTCATCTACTTCGCCGCCAACCTGGTCACCTGGGTGGACGAGGAGAAGCGCCACAACGACATCGCCAACATCGAGGCCGAGCTGGCCGAGGAGCTGACGGAGATCTCCAAGTCGCGAGACCTCGAGATCGACCGCCGCTTCAAGGCGCTCGAGGACGAGGTCGCCGAGCTGGAGAAGGCGGGCGCCAAGGACTCCGAGATCCGCTCCAAGCAGAAGGCGGCCGAGAAGGAGGTCGCCGCCCTGCGCGAGCGCGGCCAGGCCGAGCTCGAGCTGGTGCAGCGCGCCTTCGACGAGTTCAAGAACCTCCACGGTCGCAAGATCATCGAGGACGAGCTGCTGTGGCGGGAGCTGAAGGACCGCTTCGGCGACTACTTCGAGGGCGGTATGGGCGCCGAGGCCATCGCCCGCCTCATCGCCCGGATCGACTTCGACGAGGAGGAGATCAAGCTCCGCGAGGCCATCGACGCCGCCGACGGGCGTCGCCCGCTCTCCGTCCAGCGCAAGCAGAAGGCGATCAAGCGCCTGAAGATCGTCACCGCCTTCAACCGCCGCGACGAGAACGGCAAGCGGTCCAACGACCCGCGGGCCATGATCCTCGACGCCGTCCCCGTGATCCCGCCGGAGCTGCGGCCCATGGTCCAGCTCGACGGCGGCCGCTTCGCCACCTCCGACCTGAACGACCTCTACCGCCGGGTCATCAACCGGAACAACCGGCTGAAGCGACTGCTCGACCTCGGCGCCCCGGAGATCATCGTCAACAACGAGAAGCGGATGCTCCAGGAGGCCGTCGACGCCCTGTTCGACAACGGCCGCCGCGGTCGCCCCGTCACCGGGCCGGGCAACCGCCCGCTCAAGTCGCTGTCCGACATGCTCAAGGGCAAGCAGGGCCGGTTCCGCCAGAACCTGCTCGGCAAGCGCGTCGACTACTCGGGCCGGTCGGTCATCGTCGTCGGCCCCACGCTCAAGCTGCACCAGTGCGGCCTCCCCAAGCAGATGGCCCTGGAGCTGTTCAAGCCGTTCGTGATGAAGCGGCTGGTCGACACCGAGCTGGCCCAGAACATCAAGTCGGCCAAGCGCATGGTCGAGCGGCGCCGGGCCCAGGTCTGGGACGTGCTCGAGGAGGTCATCAACGAGCACCCCGTCCTGCTCAACCGGGCGCCCACCCTCCACCGCCTGGGCATCCAGGCCTTCGAGCCCGTGCTCGTCGAGGGCAAGGCCATCCAGATCCACCCCCTGGTGTGCGCCGCCTTCAACGCCGACTTCGACGGCGACCAGATGGCCGTCCACCTGCCGCTGTCGGCCGAGGCCCAGGCCGAGGCCCGCATCCTCATGCTGTCGGCGAACAACATCCTGTCGCCGGCCACCGGCCGCCCGATCACCGTCCCGTCGCACGACATGGTGTTCGGGTCCTACTACCTCACCCTGGACGACGAGGGCGTGAAGGGCGAGGGCCGGGTGTTCCGCCACCTCCACGAGGTGGAGCAGGCGTACGAGGCGGGCGACCTCGACCTCCACGCCAAGATCCGGCTGCGCACGCTGGCGGCGCCGAGCAACGGCGAGGGCCCGGAGTACGCCGAGGAGGTCACGACTCCCGGCCGGCTCCTGTTCCGCACCGCGCTCCCCGACACCTTCGACAAGGTCAACGAGCTGGTCTCCAAGCGGGGCCGGAGCATCGCCTCCATCGTCGAGGAGATCGCCGACACCTACCCCAAGGTGGACGTGGCCGCCTGCCTCGACCGGATCAAGGACCTCGGCTTCCGCTACGCCACCCAGTCGGGCCTGACCATCTCGATCGACGACGTGAAGACGCCGCCCGAGAAGGCCGCCATCCTCGACCGCCACGAGAAGGAGGCGGAGAAGGCGGAGAACCAGTTCAAGCGGGGCATCATCACCGACGACGAGCGGCGCCAGAAGGAGATCGAGATCTGGACGTCGGCCAACACCGAGGTCGGGAAGGCCATGGACAAGACCCTGGCCACGATCAAGTTCAACCCGCTCGACATGATGGTGAACTCCGGCGCCCGGGGGAACTCCCAGCAGGTGCGCCAGATCGCCGGCATGAAGGGACTGGTGTCCAACCCGCGCGGCGAGATGATCCCCCGTCCCATCAAGTCCTCGTTCCGTGAGGGCCTGTCGGTGCTCGAGTACTTCATCTCCACCCACGGCGCCCGCAAGGGCCTGGCCGACACCGCCCTGCGGACCGCCGACTCGGGCTACCTCACCCGCCGCCTGGTCGACGTCGCCCAGGAGCTGATCATCCGCGAGGACGACTGCGGCACCACCCGGGGGATCTGGCTCGAGGCCATCGGCCCCGATCAGCCCAACCGTCGCGCCTACCTGGAGACCCGGCTGTTCGGGCGGGTCCTGGCCGAGGCGGCCGGGAGCCTCCCCGCCGGCACCGACGTCGGCGACGAGGAGCTGGTCATCCTCCGCGACGACCCCGGCGTCACCCGGGTCCGAGTGCGGACGGTGCTCACGTGCGAGGCCCTCCAGGGCATCTGCGCCACCTGCTACGGCCGGTCCCTCGCCACCCTCAAGGGCATCGAGATGGGCGAGGCGGTCGGCGTCATCGCCGCCCAGTCCATCGGCGAGCCCGGCACCCAGCTCACCATGCGGACCTTCCACACCGGTGGCATCGCCGGTGAGGACATCACCCACGGCCTGCCCCGCGTGGTCGAGCTCTTCGAGGCCCGCACGCCCAAGGGCGCCGCCGTGCTGGCCCGCACGTCGGGAGTCGTCCGCATCGCCGACGAGGAGACCGGCCGCCGCATCACGATCGTGGGCGACGACGGCTCCGAGGACAGCTACAACGTCTCGCAGCGGGCCCACCTCGAGGTGCAGGAGGGCTCGGAGGTGGTGGCCGGCGACGCCCTGGTCGAGGGCCCCAAGGACCCCAAGGAGCTGCTCGAGATCAAGGGCATCCGCGAGACGCAGCAGTACCTGGTGGAGGAGGTCCAGAAGGTCTACCGGGACCAGGGCGTGTCGATCCACGACAAGCACATCGAGCTCATCGTGCGCCAGATGCTGCGCCGGGTGTCGGTGGCCGAGCCGGGCGACGCCCCGTTCCTGCCCGGCGAGCGGGTGGACTCGCGGACCTACGCCGACGTCAACCGCGAGCTGGTTCAGGCCGGGCAGCGCCCCGCCGAGGGACGCCCCGAGCTCATGGGCATCACCAAGGCGTCCCTGGCCACCGAGTCATGGCTGTCGGCCGCCTCGTTCCAGGAGACGACGCGGGTCCTCACCGAGGCGGCCATCGAGGGCAAGTCGGACCTGCTCTACGGCCTGAAGGAGAACATCATCATCGGCAAGCTCATCCCGGCGGGGACGGGGATGAGCCGCTACCGGGAGTTCGACCTCGAGGCCCCCGACTACGAGCCCATGCTCGGGTGGTCGTCGGACGCCGACACCGAGGACCTGGCCGCCTGGCTGGCCAACATCGGCACCACCACGGCGGCGCCCACCGGTGGCGACGGCGGCAACGGGCCGCCCCCGGCCCCGCCGCCCGTGGCGGGCGGCGACGGCGTCGCCTACGACGCCGGCGAGGCGGGCTGA